The Anolis carolinensis isolate JA03-04 chromosome 2, rAnoCar3.1.pri, whole genome shotgun sequence genome has a window encoding:
- the LOC100565035 gene encoding ADP-ribosylation factor 4 isoform X1, with product MGLSFSSLFSRFFGKKQMRILMVGLDAAGKTTLLFKLKLGEIVTTLPTIGFNVETVEYKNICFTVWDVGGQDKIRRLWWHYYPNTQGLIFVVDSNDRERIEEAAKELQKMLAEDELKDAVLLVFANKQDLPNAMAINEMTDKLGLRTVRNRSWYVQATCATQGTGLYEGLDWLSNELSKR from the exons ATGGGCCTCAGCTTCTCCTCGCTCTTCTCGCGCTTCTTCGGCAAGAAGCAGATGCGCATCCTCATGG TTGGTTTGGATGCTGCTGGAAAAACTACACTTCTATTCAAACTGAAGCTAGGAGAGATTGTCACTACACTTCCTACAATTG GTTTTAATGTGGAAACAGTAGAGTATAAAAACATCTGTTTCACTGTTTGGGATGTTGGTGGTCAAGATAAGATTAGAAGACTCTGGTGGCATTATTACCCGAATACACAG GGCCTTATTTTTGTGGTAGATAGCAATGACAGAGAACGAATCGAGGAAGCTGCAAAAGAACTGCAGAAAATG cTTGCAGAGGATGAATTGAAAGATGCAGTGCTGCTTGTCTTTGCAAACAAACAAGACTTGCCAAATGCTATGGCAATCAATGAAATGACAGATAAACTTGGCCTTCGGACTGTGCGTAACAGAAGT TGGTATGTTCAAGCTACCTGCGCCACACAAGGAACTGGTCTGTATGAGGGACTTGACTGGCTGTCAAATGAGTTATCAAAACGCTAG
- the LOC100565035 gene encoding ADP-ribosylation factor 4 isoform X2: MGLSFSSLFSRFFGKKQMRILMGFNVETVEYKNICFTVWDVGGQDKIRRLWWHYYPNTQGLIFVVDSNDRERIEEAAKELQKMLAEDELKDAVLLVFANKQDLPNAMAINEMTDKLGLRTVRNRSWYVQATCATQGTGLYEGLDWLSNELSKR, from the exons ATGGGCCTCAGCTTCTCCTCGCTCTTCTCGCGCTTCTTCGGCAAGAAGCAGATGCGCATCCTCATGG GTTTTAATGTGGAAACAGTAGAGTATAAAAACATCTGTTTCACTGTTTGGGATGTTGGTGGTCAAGATAAGATTAGAAGACTCTGGTGGCATTATTACCCGAATACACAG GGCCTTATTTTTGTGGTAGATAGCAATGACAGAGAACGAATCGAGGAAGCTGCAAAAGAACTGCAGAAAATG cTTGCAGAGGATGAATTGAAAGATGCAGTGCTGCTTGTCTTTGCAAACAAACAAGACTTGCCAAATGCTATGGCAATCAATGAAATGACAGATAAACTTGGCCTTCGGACTGTGCGTAACAGAAGT TGGTATGTTCAAGCTACCTGCGCCACACAAGGAACTGGTCTGTATGAGGGACTTGACTGGCTGTCAAATGAGTTATCAAAACGCTAG